The Cohnella abietis genome has a segment encoding these proteins:
- a CDS encoding cohesin domain-containing protein has protein sequence MKKKLLIVLLAISMLMTLASGVTVAAENNTNNRLQYFGYYGSDGASYGNPTTEYMQIIGELANSNVAFINGWISGQKLRDTIEFAASKKMKVILQVSDIFFAYEANGGYMVGPWEYNWTTLKQLLSGLEDNVLAFYFDEPALLGVSEKDFRFVTKLIREDFPDKKVMQISALADFDPGNTGHGIRSDYLEYVTDVGFDYYSGWDIGDYLYYHEKLKLLANKNQDIWLIPRAFSRFNSSDGMQQELLRHYELALREPRVVGILPFNFPSGGDWGEGLGYFIDDTNPLYDSYLKNTHIQVGRSVIGKQGTNDNLYGASLDFSSVQGERGWYYQQGNSSSNTALIWNAGEKIWQGTNSLLTIGADFQQPNAEDSIRKWIAPKSGTIEIASNGNIRKSSTLGDGVRLKLLKNDTRIWPNDSDWKLLQNNDKTGFPMKTTIEVQAGDALYFVVNQNGNSIGDKTFWNPVIIYKTITEASATLTGPASVQRGDAANLQIGISGDPLNFTSWQGVLSYDPNKVKFATKTVTLGNNGGTYQALADEAYTNVRPGFRLLSSDVKEEQGKIYISMASVVAEDAVHERGNLLTLHGTVKIGAAMGTSEVALSDLKVSVGGTETSVVGASFSMQVTAKEPIDPNELLTNPGFENGTTGWEPFFAATLKSVTTPVYSGSKALGISNRDSNYTGAMQDIKTILLDNGQGTYDFGAYLRTEAGTQTMYVNIYVVDSEGGRYYTGSFENVGNGSWARSSGSGDITWKGELKTARIYVESVTETGKGNFYIDSFSFKKKTLPTIEKSTLTTSVSTIPAGTVFKVNYGLNEVSQAIYAQDFKLDYDPAVMEFISAKSLIEGIAIVGIDKEKAGKLRLIVASQGSEHSVIGNKQVVELTFKAKTIKQSAPGVISITNAILGDDQGNESKAVLSSIALEVTAGGLGGDPTDVNQDGKVTIGDLSIVAAYYGKDSSSPEWEQAKKADINGDGKIDILDLAIVAKKIVK, from the coding sequence ATGAAGAAGAAGCTGTTAATCGTCCTATTAGCAATATCTATGTTGATGACCCTAGCCAGCGGGGTTACTGTCGCAGCGGAGAATAATACTAACAATCGGCTGCAATATTTCGGTTACTATGGTTCGGATGGTGCATCATACGGCAACCCTACCACTGAATATATGCAAATTATCGGAGAATTGGCGAATAGCAACGTCGCTTTTATTAATGGTTGGATTTCTGGGCAGAAGTTAAGGGATACGATCGAGTTTGCCGCTTCGAAAAAAATGAAAGTGATTCTCCAAGTTTCTGATATTTTCTTTGCTTATGAAGCTAATGGGGGATATATGGTTGGGCCGTGGGAATATAATTGGACAACCCTAAAGCAATTGTTGAGCGGACTTGAAGACAATGTGCTCGCTTTTTATTTCGATGAGCCTGCGCTGCTGGGGGTTAGTGAAAAGGACTTCAGATTTGTTACTAAGCTGATCAGAGAAGACTTCCCCGATAAAAAAGTTATGCAAATTAGCGCATTAGCCGACTTTGATCCTGGCAATACCGGGCACGGCATTAGGAGTGATTATCTCGAATATGTTACAGACGTGGGATTCGACTATTACAGTGGCTGGGATATAGGGGACTATTTATATTATCACGAAAAATTGAAATTGCTAGCGAACAAAAACCAGGATATCTGGCTCATCCCTAGAGCATTCAGTAGATTTAATTCTTCCGACGGCATGCAGCAGGAATTGCTGCGACATTATGAGCTGGCTTTAAGAGAGCCGCGGGTTGTCGGTATTCTTCCGTTCAATTTTCCATCAGGAGGGGACTGGGGGGAGGGCTTGGGATATTTTATTGACGATACAAACCCGCTCTATGATTCTTATTTGAAAAATACCCATATTCAGGTTGGAAGAAGCGTGATCGGAAAACAAGGGACAAACGATAATCTATACGGCGCGTCGCTTGATTTCAGTTCCGTACAAGGGGAAAGAGGCTGGTATTATCAACAAGGGAATAGCAGCTCAAATACAGCTTTAATTTGGAATGCCGGAGAAAAGATATGGCAGGGAACGAATTCATTATTAACGATCGGAGCTGATTTTCAGCAGCCTAATGCCGAAGATTCCATTCGCAAGTGGATAGCTCCGAAATCGGGAACAATTGAAATCGCTTCAAACGGAAACATCCGTAAAAGTAGTACTTTAGGTGACGGCGTGCGTCTTAAATTACTGAAAAACGATACTAGAATTTGGCCGAATGATAGCGATTGGAAGCTGCTTCAAAATAACGATAAAACTGGTTTTCCCATGAAAACGACGATTGAAGTACAGGCGGGTGATGCTTTATATTTCGTGGTGAATCAGAATGGGAACTCAATTGGCGACAAAACGTTTTGGAACCCCGTCATTATTTACAAGACTATTACTGAAGCATCTGCTACGTTAACTGGCCCTGCATCTGTGCAACGTGGTGATGCAGCTAATTTGCAAATCGGCATATCCGGCGACCCTCTAAACTTCACAAGCTGGCAAGGTGTTCTAAGCTATGATCCCAACAAGGTGAAGTTTGCCACCAAGACGGTGACCCTCGGAAATAATGGAGGTACCTATCAGGCATTGGCAGACGAAGCTTATACGAATGTACGGCCAGGCTTTCGGCTTTTGTCTAGTGACGTAAAAGAAGAACAAGGTAAAATATATATTTCCATGGCTAGTGTGGTCGCTGAAGATGCAGTACATGAAAGAGGCAATTTGCTTACCTTGCATGGCACAGTAAAGATTGGCGCAGCAATGGGAACTTCAGAGGTAGCGCTTAGCGATCTTAAAGTATCGGTTGGAGGAACAGAAACAAGTGTTGTTGGCGCGTCATTCTCCATGCAGGTAACTGCAAAGGAGCCTATTGATCCGAATGAGCTTCTTACGAATCCTGGATTTGAAAACGGTACGACGGGATGGGAGCCATTCTTTGCAGCTACTTTGAAGTCTGTTACTACTCCTGTGTACTCGGGTTCTAAGGCACTTGGAATAAGTAATAGGGACTCAAACTATACAGGTGCGATGCAGGATATTAAAACGATATTGTTAGACAACGGACAGGGGACTTATGATTTTGGAGCTTATCTGCGCACAGAAGCAGGTACGCAAACGATGTACGTAAATATTTATGTCGTTGATAGTGAGGGTGGTCGTTACTACACGGGATCTTTTGAAAATGTAGGAAATGGAAGCTGGGCGAGATCGTCAGGCTCGGGCGATATTACATGGAAAGGTGAGCTCAAAACAGCTCGAATATACGTGGAATCCGTTACGGAAACAGGAAAAGGCAATTTTTATATCGACAGCTTCAGTTTCAAGAAAAAAACTTTGCCTACCATCGAGAAAAGCACATTGACGACAAGTGTAAGCACTATCCCTGCAGGGACGGTATTTAAAGTTAACTATGGACTTAATGAAGTGAGTCAAGCTATTTATGCGCAGGACTTTAAGCTGGATTATGATCCTGCCGTCATGGAGTTCATATCTGCAAAATCTTTAATAGAAGGGATTGCGATTGTAGGAATCGATAAGGAAAAGGCAGGTAAGCTTCGTTTAATTGTTGCCAGTCAAGGTTCGGAGCACTCTGTCATCGGTAATAAGCAAGTGGTAGAGCTTACCTTTAAAGCAAAAACGATTAAACAATCAGCTCCTGGCGTAATCTCGATTACGAATGCCATTTTAGGAGATGATCAAGGAAATGAATCCAAAGCAGTATTATCGTCCATCGCTCTTGAAGTAACAGCAGGAGGCTTGGGTGGAGATCCTACTGATGTTAATCAAGATGGAAAAGTGACCATAGGTGATTTGTCGATTGTAGCTGCTTATTACGGCAAAGACAGCAGTAGTCCTGAATGGGAGCAAGCGAAGAAAGCGGATATAAATGGAGATGGAAAAATCGATATCCTTGACCTAGCTATTGTGGCTAAGAAGATAGTGAAATGA
- a CDS encoding transporter substrate-binding domain-containing protein yields the protein MKKWNVLTAIITISMVLATTACGTSGKDSNGGGGNASATASPAPVIASEAPPVKVKKVIVGTSTTYPKVFFVDEKGNLTGFDVELVKEIDKRLPEYEFELQAMDFTNLLLSLETKKIDFIAAEMVRNAEREQKYLFNKEPYAFRKTKIIVSKENTGSFQTLDDLKGKKVLTNATSAQATLLENYNKSHDNAITIVYQSGAINDTVSQIASGRVDATLGADFTLPLIDPEGKLKTTGDPIESSDVRFVFRKDDAEEQKLADAIDKALQEIKAEGTLSKLSIEWLGADFTKGTPQ from the coding sequence ATGAAGAAGTGGAACGTATTAACGGCAATTATTACGATTAGTATGGTGCTGGCAACAACAGCTTGCGGTACTAGCGGTAAAGACAGTAATGGAGGCGGAGGCAACGCTTCGGCAACGGCTAGTCCTGCTCCGGTCATAGCGAGTGAGGCGCCGCCTGTTAAGGTAAAGAAGGTTATTGTAGGCACGAGTACGACATACCCGAAAGTATTTTTTGTTGATGAGAAAGGTAATCTGACTGGCTTTGATGTTGAACTGGTTAAAGAAATCGACAAGCGATTACCTGAGTATGAATTCGAGCTGCAAGCGATGGATTTTACCAACCTGTTACTCAGTCTAGAAACGAAAAAAATTGATTTCATTGCAGCGGAAATGGTAAGGAATGCGGAGCGTGAGCAGAAATATTTGTTTAACAAAGAGCCCTATGCATTTAGAAAAACCAAAATTATTGTGAGCAAGGAAAACACGGGCTCGTTCCAGACACTCGATGATTTGAAGGGGAAAAAGGTGCTGACCAATGCGACAAGTGCTCAGGCAACACTACTGGAAAACTATAATAAGTCGCATGATAATGCTATTACGATTGTTTATCAGAGCGGAGCGATTAACGATACCGTAAGCCAAATCGCTAGTGGGCGTGTGGACGCTACATTGGGTGCAGATTTTACTCTTCCCTTGATAGATCCAGAGGGCAAGCTGAAAACGACGGGCGACCCGATAGAAAGTAGCGACGTTCGGTTCGTTTTCCGAAAAGACGATGCAGAGGAGCAGAAGCTAGCCGATGCCATTGATAAAGCGCTCCAAGAAATCAAGGCTGAAGGTACTTTGTCCAAGCTTAGTATCGAATGGCTCGGAGCAGATTTCACGAAGGGGACGCCGCAATAA
- a CDS encoding LLM class flavin-dependent oxidoreductase: protein MAKRRQMKLGAMLLGVGRGNSTWRHPDAVTDASINLEVYKQWVRKAEEGKLDLIFIADGLYIEPKSIPHQLNRFEPISLLSALASESTHIGLVGTVSTSYSEPFNVARQFASLDMISNGRAGWNLVTSTLDSTALNFGGKGRQGHPEHNLRYQIAAEFVQVVRGLWDSWEDDAFVRDKASGVFFDPAKMHTLNHHGEYFAVKGPLNIARSEQGQPVIFQAGTSDAGRDFAAREADAIFTGIEHETIEESVAFYHDVKTRVASYGRDPDDVLIFPVVAPIIGRTEGEAEDKYEQIASLVSIEDALNNLCRYFEYYDFSSCLLDEPFPEVGELGRNGFRSTTDRIKANAKEGGLTLRQVALQVATPRNAFIIGTSTQVADRIQQLFDAGGADGFMLGAVLPTGLEDFVDEVVPILQRRGLFRSEYASNTLRGNLELPIPRNRNHVAAR from the coding sequence ATGGCCAAACGCAGACAAATGAAGCTAGGCGCAATGCTGCTTGGCGTTGGAAGAGGGAACTCAACTTGGAGACATCCGGATGCAGTGACCGATGCCAGTATAAATCTAGAGGTTTATAAACAATGGGTGAGGAAAGCTGAAGAGGGTAAGCTCGATCTGATTTTTATAGCCGATGGCTTATATATTGAACCCAAATCGATCCCCCATCAGTTGAACCGGTTCGAGCCCATCTCTCTTCTAAGCGCCCTTGCATCTGAAAGCACACATATTGGCTTAGTAGGCACAGTGTCTACCTCGTATAGTGAGCCCTTTAATGTAGCTCGGCAATTTGCTTCTCTGGATATGATCAGCAATGGTCGGGCTGGCTGGAACCTGGTTACTTCTACATTAGACAGCACTGCGCTAAATTTCGGCGGTAAGGGAAGGCAAGGTCATCCGGAACACAATCTGCGGTATCAGATCGCTGCAGAATTTGTGCAGGTTGTACGCGGGCTTTGGGATTCATGGGAGGATGATGCATTTGTGCGGGATAAGGCTTCCGGTGTCTTTTTTGATCCTGCGAAAATGCACACATTAAACCATCACGGTGAGTATTTTGCGGTGAAGGGGCCGCTTAATATTGCTCGCTCTGAGCAAGGGCAGCCTGTCATTTTCCAGGCGGGGACATCGGATGCAGGGAGAGATTTCGCAGCTAGAGAAGCAGATGCTATCTTTACAGGAATAGAGCACGAAACGATAGAGGAATCAGTGGCTTTCTATCATGATGTCAAGACACGGGTAGCCTCTTATGGTCGCGATCCCGACGATGTGCTCATTTTTCCAGTGGTTGCTCCGATCATTGGGCGTACTGAGGGGGAAGCAGAGGACAAATATGAACAGATCGCTAGCCTCGTTTCAATAGAAGATGCGCTGAACAATTTATGCCGCTATTTCGAGTACTATGACTTTTCTTCCTGTCTGTTGGATGAGCCCTTTCCGGAGGTTGGTGAGCTGGGGCGCAACGGCTTTCGCAGTACGACTGATCGTATTAAAGCAAATGCTAAGGAAGGTGGACTGACGCTACGTCAGGTTGCATTGCAGGTCGCAACGCCCCGAAATGCTTTTATTATCGGCACTTCGACTCAGGTGGCTGATCGAATTCAGCAGCTATTTGATGCGGGAGGAGCGGACGGATTTATGCTGGGCGCTGTGCTACCGACGGGACTGGAGGATTTTGTAGATGAGGTTGTGCCTATCCTACAACGGCGTGGGTTGTTCCGAAGCGAATATGCAAGCAATACGTTGCGAGGTAATCTGGAGCTGCCCATCCCACGCAACCGTAATCATGTAGCTGCACGGTGA
- a CDS encoding LysR family transcriptional regulator: protein MELNQMEYFLTVAKLQHVTRAAEALSITQPAISHSIAKLEEELRMPLFERSGRNLRLNACGEMFALRVERVLHEIKMGKQELEAFTNPDTGVVSIAFLNILGTRLIPWFIRSFREQYPNVRFDLQQGNGAFIRNQLDSGKSDLCISLPRWEEQGNIWTPVCSYRLDLAVPSNHHWVGRERLGLDELGDEPYIGLKSQCGLKSILDALFDKRGIVPNITYEAEDLPTVSGFVSAGLGVSLLPRASSLETEGISWIAVDIEEDKMPVEMGWKEKRHLSPATLLFRDFLIAKKYLPA from the coding sequence ATGGAGCTAAATCAAATGGAATACTTCTTGACCGTTGCCAAGCTACAGCATGTTACTCGTGCAGCAGAAGCGCTATCGATTACCCAGCCAGCCATCAGCCATTCGATCGCCAAGCTGGAGGAAGAGCTACGCATGCCATTGTTTGAGCGGAGCGGACGCAATCTCAGATTAAACGCCTGCGGCGAAATGTTTGCCTTGCGGGTAGAACGGGTGCTTCATGAGATAAAGATGGGCAAACAAGAGCTGGAGGCGTTCACCAATCCGGATACTGGAGTTGTATCGATCGCTTTTCTCAACATATTGGGCACCCGCCTGATTCCTTGGTTCATTCGTTCCTTTCGCGAACAGTACCCAAATGTGCGTTTTGACCTACAGCAAGGCAATGGCGCGTTTATTCGCAATCAACTGGATTCAGGGAAAAGCGACTTATGCATTTCATTACCCCGCTGGGAAGAACAAGGCAACATATGGACACCCGTCTGCTCCTACCGACTCGATCTGGCAGTGCCGAGCAATCACCATTGGGTTGGCCGGGAGCGGCTTGGATTAGATGAGCTGGGCGATGAGCCTTACATCGGATTAAAAAGCCAATGCGGACTGAAGAGCATTCTAGATGCGTTATTCGACAAACGGGGCATTGTTCCGAATATTACCTATGAGGCAGAAGACTTGCCAACTGTCTCGGGCTTCGTATCAGCCGGGCTTGGGGTTTCCCTACTGCCACGCGCTTCAAGCCTCGAAACAGAAGGAATCTCTTGGATTGCTGTCGACATTGAAGAGGACAAAATGCCAGTAGAAATGGGCTGGAAGGAAAAACGTCATCTATCCCCCGCCACACTGCTATTTCGTGACTTCCTCATTGCCAAAAAATATTTACCCGCTTGA
- a CDS encoding MFS transporter: MSTASAVKLVQTDKLLRVLAFTLMISVMNATMFNVALPQISVEFALVPSQVSWIVTSYMIVYAIGTVIYGKLADKYRLKDLLTFGLIFFAFGSIAGLIANQFWLIVLGRVLQAAGSSVVTAAAMIIPVRYYSPEKRGRALGITAMGIAFGTAAGPIVSGVITSAASWRYLFLLSLLALIALPSFRRYLDDTKGAAKQADIVGGLLLGGTVAALLLALTGGGAWLLGGGVLFLIVLFVIRIRVTKEPFIQPTLFGNKRYVFGLVISFLSSSALFSIPFLTPLLLGKINAFTPLQIGVAMFPAAAIAAILGRQGGKIADHHGNGTLFYWAASLLALGFVLLSWTAGLFPLFIAGFLLFGSVGMTFMQIAISNMISRTLKEEQVGVGMGLYSTLGYISGAVSIAVIGRALDHGTTAHKLNPLHGGLHGIVYSNLFLELAGLIVLVAILYAGFTRFSRGL; encoded by the coding sequence ATGAGCACAGCATCTGCTGTAAAACTCGTGCAGACGGATAAACTGCTTCGTGTGCTTGCTTTTACTCTTATGATTTCTGTCATGAACGCAACGATGTTTAATGTCGCTCTTCCGCAAATCAGTGTGGAGTTTGCTCTTGTGCCTTCTCAGGTTAGCTGGATTGTTACGTCTTACATGATTGTGTATGCGATCGGTACTGTCATCTATGGAAAGCTGGCTGACAAATATAGACTGAAGGACCTGCTAACATTCGGTTTAATCTTCTTTGCATTTGGCTCAATAGCGGGGCTCATTGCCAATCAATTTTGGCTTATTGTGCTTGGACGCGTGCTTCAGGCAGCGGGATCTTCTGTCGTAACGGCAGCAGCAATGATTATTCCGGTTCGCTATTACTCGCCGGAAAAGAGAGGACGTGCGCTAGGGATTACAGCAATGGGGATAGCGTTCGGGACGGCTGCTGGTCCAATCGTATCTGGCGTAATTACTAGTGCAGCGAGCTGGCGGTATCTGTTCTTGCTGTCGCTGCTCGCATTAATAGCCCTTCCTTCCTTTCGCAGGTATTTGGACGATACGAAAGGAGCGGCGAAACAAGCGGATATCGTGGGTGGTCTGCTGTTAGGCGGCACTGTGGCGGCGTTATTGCTTGCTCTGACAGGTGGAGGAGCTTGGTTACTGGGGGGGGGGGTGCTATTTTTAATTGTTTTATTTGTCATTCGTATTCGTGTGACCAAGGAGCCGTTCATTCAGCCTACGCTGTTTGGCAATAAGCGGTATGTATTCGGTCTAGTAATTAGTTTCTTATCATCGAGTGCGCTATTTAGCATTCCGTTCCTAACACCGCTGCTTCTAGGCAAGATCAATGCTTTTACACCATTGCAGATTGGAGTCGCGATGTTCCCGGCTGCTGCGATAGCGGCGATATTGGGTAGACAAGGCGGCAAAATAGCCGATCATCATGGCAATGGAACCTTGTTTTATTGGGCTGCTTCGTTGCTTGCCTTAGGGTTTGTTCTGCTCTCATGGACAGCCGGATTATTTCCGCTTTTTATTGCCGGTTTTCTTTTGTTCGGTAGTGTAGGGATGACGTTCATGCAAATTGCCATCTCGAATATGATCTCGCGGACATTGAAGGAGGAGCAGGTCGGTGTGGGGATGGGGTTGTACAGCACGCTCGGATATATTTCGGGTGCTGTTTCTATAGCCGTTATTGGCCGCGCACTTGATCATGGAACGACTGCTCATAAGCTGAATCCGCTGCACGGTGGCTTACATGGTATTGTCTACAGCAACCTCTTTCTGGAGCTGGCTGGATTGATCGTGCTGGTTGCTATCCTGTATGCAGGATTCACTCGTTTTTCTCGTGGTTTGTGA
- a CDS encoding LysE family translocator, producing MGLSLALSFMGVAVLLTLMPGPDNLFVLAQSISSGKKAGFATALGLCTGLIAHITAATVGISAIIYQSAVAFAVVKYAGAAYLLYLAWKSFREKDSGQLLQDRTSLDLKSLYKKGIIMNILNPKVSLFFLAFLPQFVDKSMGNITLQMLILGTIFFVQALLIFGLISIFSDKVGHILRKNPSVSKRISVIQGTLFGLIGLKIAISDR from the coding sequence ATGGGACTATCATTAGCTTTATCATTTATGGGAGTGGCTGTTTTACTAACGTTGATGCCCGGACCAGATAATTTATTCGTTCTTGCGCAAAGTATATCAAGTGGCAAAAAGGCGGGCTTCGCAACTGCTCTGGGGCTTTGCACAGGTCTGATCGCACATATAACAGCTGCCACGGTTGGCATATCAGCTATCATTTATCAATCCGCAGTAGCTTTTGCAGTGGTGAAATATGCTGGAGCTGCCTACTTATTATACTTAGCATGGAAGTCTTTCAGAGAGAAGGATTCGGGACAGCTTCTCCAAGATCGAACTTCGTTAGACCTAAAATCATTGTACAAAAAAGGGATTATCATGAATATTTTGAACCCGAAGGTGTCCCTATTCTTTCTAGCATTTCTGCCTCAGTTCGTAGATAAATCAATGGGTAACATTACTCTACAAATGCTTATACTGGGTACAATCTTTTTTGTACAAGCCTTGCTTATCTTTGGTCTAATCAGTATTTTCTCGGATAAGGTGGGTCATATCTTACGCAAGAATCCATCGGTTTCTAAAAGGATCAGTGTTATTCAAGGCACTCTGTTTGGGTTAATTGGATTAAAAATCGCGATAAGTGATAGGTAA
- a CDS encoding sensor histidine kinase, with protein sequence MRFIRWLLINRSIRTKIVWSSVLTSLVPMLVLSFLFYESSTRSLERTMYRSTNQNAQYVAGYLNQYFRDLSSSALQVYGFSHVMNLMEHGSSATDEDFFSVRESLKNYYTLVANKNKDTVIKIKIFGKDNKLREYWSRSASYDSIPFNDSIPHYGDMLDLPFRESLSFTYFDEVLKQDFFVFAITIYDPFSRSKIGSLVFYIQKKELAKVIEANNQAPNVIVLRNSRGETFYNTNTNYADLVPPSSELDPHLKKKPKAIQFVQRNELLVGTSYLDNGNLTLTIVYSNEEIKRNRNNTLLIAVGACIFAILCISLLSLLAQQYITRPIKRLGKAMKMVRQGNFQVTLDQPNLYRDDISELTRNFNFMTEKICELIELRYQMQLRNKEAQLLALQMQINPHFLYNTLQTIGGKALLNEDYDIPEMCRSLGDMFRYSFYEGNTESTIGQELAHVGNYLYIQQFRFEDSLLMEFDVPEALMDTPIIRFVMQPIIENAVVHALGGPDDRQLLIRVRACVEDEAVVLSVRDNGPGIPAPRLAALRGGLEIKSMEVFSGVSIGLKNVHERIRLAYGDPYGLAIDSRPDEGTDITIRIPYRKWGESCV encoded by the coding sequence ATGAGATTTATCAGATGGCTGTTAATCAATCGAAGCATTCGGACCAAAATTGTCTGGAGCAGCGTGCTCACCTCGCTCGTTCCGATGCTTGTCCTTTCCTTCCTATTTTACGAATCCAGCACGAGGTCGCTGGAGCGGACGATGTATCGCAGTACCAATCAGAACGCCCAGTACGTGGCCGGTTATCTGAATCAATATTTTCGCGATTTGTCGTCTTCGGCGTTGCAGGTATACGGATTTTCGCATGTCATGAACTTGATGGAGCACGGCAGCAGTGCAACTGACGAAGACTTCTTCTCGGTGCGCGAATCACTTAAGAACTATTACACTCTCGTCGCTAACAAAAACAAAGATACCGTCATAAAAATTAAGATTTTCGGTAAAGACAACAAGCTCCGGGAGTACTGGTCCCGGTCTGCCAGCTACGATTCGATTCCGTTCAACGATAGCATTCCCCATTATGGGGACATGCTCGATTTGCCTTTCCGGGAGTCGCTCTCCTTTACGTACTTCGACGAAGTCCTAAAGCAGGACTTCTTCGTCTTCGCAATTACGATCTACGACCCTTTCTCCCGCAGCAAGATTGGCTCGCTCGTCTTCTATATCCAGAAGAAAGAGCTTGCTAAAGTAATTGAAGCGAACAACCAGGCGCCGAACGTTATCGTGCTGCGCAACTCCCGGGGCGAGACGTTCTACAATACGAACACTAACTATGCCGACCTCGTTCCGCCGTCCTCTGAGCTCGATCCACATTTGAAAAAGAAGCCGAAAGCCATACAATTCGTGCAGCGCAATGAATTGCTCGTCGGAACGTCCTATCTGGACAATGGCAACTTGACGCTAACGATCGTCTATTCGAACGAAGAGATCAAGCGGAACCGCAATAATACGTTGTTGATCGCCGTTGGCGCTTGCATCTTCGCGATTCTGTGCATTTCCTTGCTGTCGCTGCTCGCGCAGCAGTACATTACGCGTCCGATCAAACGGCTAGGCAAGGCGATGAAAATGGTACGCCAAGGCAACTTCCAAGTTACGCTGGATCAGCCTAACCTGTATCGCGACGATATTTCCGAGCTGACTCGCAACTTTAACTTTATGACGGAAAAAATCTGCGAATTAATCGAGCTGCGCTACCAGATGCAGCTTCGTAATAAGGAAGCGCAGCTGCTCGCGCTGCAAATGCAGATCAATCCGCATTTTCTGTACAATACGCTGCAGACGATCGGCGGCAAGGCGCTGCTGAACGAAGACTACGACATCCCCGAGATGTGCCGGTCGCTCGGCGACATGTTCCGCTACAGCTTCTATGAAGGCAACACTGAATCGACGATCGGGCAGGAGCTGGCGCACGTTGGCAACTATTTGTACATTCAGCAGTTCCGGTTCGAGGATTCGCTTCTGATGGAATTCGACGTGCCGGAAGCGCTAATGGATACGCCCATCATTCGCTTCGTCATGCAGCCGATTATCGAGAATGCTGTCGTGCATGCGCTCGGCGGGCCAGATGACCGTCAATTGCTCATCCGCGTTAGGGCGTGCGTCGAGGACGAAGCGGTCGTGCTGTCGGTGCGCGACAACGGTCCCGGCATCCCCGCCCCGAGGCTTGCTGCGTTGCGAGGCGGTTTGGAGATAAAGTCGATGGAAGTGTTTTCCGGTGTCTCGATCGGACTGAAAAACGTGCACGAGCGCATCCGTCTAGCATACGGCGATCCGTATGGGCTGGCCATCGACAGTAGACCGGACGAAGGGACGGACATTACGATCCGGATTCCATACAGAAAGTGGGGGGAGTCATGTGTTTAA
- a CDS encoding response regulator, protein MFKVMVVDDESWGRKSVSKMIAKLELDVEVVAEARNGAEALELIPISKPQIIVTDMNMPVMNGQQFLEQLYHRYNYIKIIVISGHSQFEYMKAAVTYQACEYVLKPVSLADLKSAMIKAMQASRSHLSYEQRQQYANEMRKLRTEAFLQNVTARRIANTADIVANAAKLLADPPIGRYRLAVCKLRWFRELAETKFNGNADLLMYSVENMMHEMTREAALYVYKSDDRTRLCLLLPESESECVAVRDLFLPFHVAVSRMLQLYAVVGLSAPRDRLDQLPEAFEEAADRLHGNPLQGTEFAIKSDDSPCAPSEGCEVLGGSTPSCCIKRSQAGRRLLCAGC, encoded by the coding sequence GTGTTTAAAGTGATGGTCGTCGATGATGAATCTTGGGGACGCAAGTCGGTCAGCAAAATGATCGCTAAGCTGGAGCTAGACGTCGAAGTGGTTGCGGAAGCGCGCAACGGGGCGGAGGCGCTGGAGCTTATTCCGATCAGCAAGCCGCAAATTATTGTGACGGATATGAATATGCCCGTCATGAACGGGCAGCAGTTTCTGGAGCAGCTGTACCATCGTTACAATTATATTAAAATTATCGTTATCAGCGGACATTCGCAGTTCGAATACATGAAGGCAGCTGTGACCTACCAGGCATGTGAATACGTGCTGAAGCCGGTGTCTCTAGCGGATCTGAAAAGCGCGATGATCAAGGCGATGCAGGCAAGCCGCAGCCATCTGAGCTACGAGCAACGTCAGCAATATGCGAACGAGATGCGCAAGCTGAGAACCGAAGCGTTCCTGCAAAATGTGACAGCGCGGCGTATTGCCAATACCGCCGATATCGTTGCCAATGCCGCCAAGCTGCTTGCAGATCCGCCGATCGGCCGTTACCGGCTTGCTGTATGCAAGCTGCGCTGGTTCCGAGAGCTGGCGGAGACGAAGTTCAATGGCAACGCTGACCTGCTTATGTACAGCGTGGAAAATATGATGCACGAAATGACGCGCGAAGCGGCGCTGTATGTGTACAAGTCGGACGACAGAACCCGGCTCTGCCTGTTGCTCCCGGAGTCGGAGTCGGAATGCGTCGCCGTCCGAGATTTGTTCCTGCCGTTTCACGTGGCCGTCAGCCGCATGCTGCAGCTGTACGCCGTCGTCGGGCTGAGCGCGCCGCGAGACCGGCTCGATCAGCTGCCTGAAGCGTTCGAGGAAGCCGCCGATAGGCTGCACGGCAATCCGCTGCAAGGAACGGAGTTCGCCATCAAGTCGGACGACTCGCCGTGCGCGCCTTCGGAAGGCTGCGAAGTGCTCGGGGGTTCGACGCCAAGCTGCTGCATCAAGCGATCGCAGGCGGGCAGGCGGCTGCTGTGCGCCGGATGCTGA